From a single Rutidosis leptorrhynchoides isolate AG116_Rl617_1_P2 chromosome 5, CSIRO_AGI_Rlap_v1, whole genome shotgun sequence genomic region:
- the LOC139849387 gene encoding receptor-like cytosolic serine/threonine-protein kinase RBK2 — protein MEKERDDTTSPRGVLEEVCVRSYDQDSNSSDSDPKSRWVKFFKMWRKGFSKRVSSLPPVTPKTSRKKHMSDRHNHPDANFSHFKSHWKIFTLPELEAATNNFSEENVIGSGGFADVYKGCLEDGRSVAIKRLNKGTAEEQTIGFLSEIGMIAHVDHPNTATLIGYSVEGGTHLVMELSPHGNLGSVLRGPKEKLNWGARYKIVHGTANGLLYLHENCQRRIIHRDIKADNILLMDNFEPQICDFGLATWLPKEWSHHTVSKFEGTFGYFAPEYFMHGIVDEKIDVFSYGVLVLELITGRQALDESQKSLVLWAKPLMEANKIRELVDPSLGDDYNQQEMERVILTASLCLEVTPAMRPRMSQVLMLLRNDYNPKGSTPQQKKRAFQRTYSEELMDAQEYNLTRNFNNTPQS, from the exons ATGGAAAAGGAGAGGGACGACACAACTTCCCCAAGAGGTGTTTTAGAAGAAGTATGTGTACGAAGTTATGATCAGGATTCAAATTCATCTGATTCAGATCCAAAATCTCGGTGGGTGAAATTCTTTAAAATGTGGAGAAAAGGCTTTTCTAAAAGGGTATCTTCATTGCCACCTGTTACACCAAAGACTTCGAGAAAAAAACACATGAGTGATAGACATAACCACCCGGATGCaaatttttctcatttcaagtcTCATTGGAAAATTTTCACACTTCCGGAACTTGAAGCAGCAACTAACAATTTTAGTGAAG AGAATGTGATTGGAAGTGGAGGCTTTGCAGATGTTTACAAAGGCTGCTTAGAAGATGGGAGGTCGGTGGCTATTAAACGACTCAATAAAGGGACAGCAGAAGAGCAAACAATTGGATTTCTTTCTGAAATTGGAATGATAGCACATGTTGATCATCCTAATACTGCTACATTGATTGGATATAGTGTTGAAGGTGGAACACATCTTGTTATGGAGTTATCTCCCCATGGAAACTTAGGATCCGTGTTGCGTG GTCCGAAGGAGAAATTAAATTGGGGTGCAAGATACAAGATTGTTCATGGGACAGCCAATGGCTTGTTATATCTTCATGAGAACTGTCAAAGGAGAATTATTCATAGAGATATAAAAGCTGATAACATTCTTCTAATGGACAATTTTGAGCCGCAG ATATGTGATTTTGGCCTTGCAACATGGCTACCAAAAGAGTGGAGTCATCATACTGTATCAAAATTTGAAGGCACATTTGG ATATTTTGCACCAGAATACTTCATGCACGGCATAGTTGATGAGAAAATCGATGTCTTTTCATATGGTGTTCTAGTTTTGGAGCTCATAACCGGACGTCAAGCTTTAGATGAGTCACAGAAAAGTCTTGTACTTTGG GCAAAACCTTTGATGGAAGCAAATAAAATAAGAGAACTAGTCGATCCATCGCTAGGTGATGATTACAACCAGCAAGAAATGGAACGAGTAATTTTGACAGCCTCGTTGTGTCTTGAAGTCACTCCAGCTATGAGACCTCGAATGAGTCAG GTTTTGATGCTATTAAGAAACGATTATAATCCAAAAGGTTCGACGCCACAACAAAAAAAACGAGCATTCCAAAGAACCTATTCAGAGGAGCTCATGGATGCTCAAGAGTACAATTTAACAAGAAATTTTAACAATACGCCTCAATCTTGA